A single window of Aspergillus puulaauensis MK2 DNA, chromosome 5, nearly complete sequence DNA harbors:
- a CDS encoding Zn(II)2Cys6 transcription factor domain-containing protein (COG:K;~EggNog:ENOG410PQG0;~InterPro:IPR036864,IPR001138;~PFAM:PF00172;~go_function: GO:0000981 - DNA-binding transcription factor activity, RNA polymerase II-specific [Evidence IEA];~go_function: GO:0008270 - zinc ion binding [Evidence IEA];~go_process: GO:0006355 - regulation of transcription, DNA-templated [Evidence IEA]) yields the protein MVHRGKLSAACGPCRSRHLKCDQKRPFCSQCIRAKRECFGYRDVSAGRFYDQTDEVKKRNSPSSPSSSALVPSPPQKRRLDQTASISLIQQHVSVPLADQGAAFMLSRYPTRDRVAGGRGPVNGFLPHVLCTPAGRAVTTSLNAVGLAALSNIHQSQQLMLSARETYISALAELNEILSDETMSVSNSSLIAVGFLGMFEILTCNGRPLLEKYLNHAEGSAKLLELRGSDQLKDSIGMGLFSQFRTNIILGNFWLKKPTPSWMIELSNEAIAYRGHGASPDDELFFLMAQVADICASLRNGALIEPAKVVKEALKLDTELKSWAMFVDSSWHYAVIDNPEPANENSCGSPFRRVYGKQYHLYPSTVVSAGWNDYRFVRLILLEVVCALSDHLARKDEVAAVEHQRTISNCTALSQQLTEDICASVPYHLGATEDSTLEDWNSTPTGGMTRLIWPLFVASDCAGASPELVKWIANTLFRIGHGVGIQQALVMSNLLKAGRHLSWLPELGM from the exons ATGGTCCATAGAGGGAAACTCAGTGCTGCCTGCGGTCCTTGTCGAAGTCGCCATCTCAAA TGCGACCAGAAAAGACCATTCTGCTCCCAATGTATCCGAGCCAAGAGAGAGTGTTTCGGATATCGGGATGTCTCTGCAGGGAGATTCTACGACCAGACTgacgaggtgaagaagaggaactcgccttcatcaccttcctcctctgcgtTGGTtccttctccgccgcaaaAACGGAGATTGGACCAGACTGCTAGTATTTCCCTTATACAGCAGCATGTTTCCGTCCCGCTGGCCGACCAGGGTGCAGCTTTTATGCTGTCTCGATATCCCACCCGAGACCGTGTAGCAGGCGGTCGAGGTCCAGTGAATGGTTTCCTACCCCACGTGCTATGCACACCAGCAGGACGTGCTGTCACCACGAGTCTCAATGCAGTAGGCCTAGCTGCGCTGTCTAATATCCACCAGTCGCAGCAGCTCATGCTGAGCGCACGGGAAACGTACATCTCGGCGTTGGCAGAACTGAATGAAATTCTGAGTGACGAAACAATGTCCGTATCGAATTCCAGTCTAATAGCAGTGGGATTCCTGGGCATGTTTGAG ATATTGACATGCAATGGTCGTCCCCTTTTGGAAAAATATCTTAACCATGCAGAAGGTTCCGCCAAACTCCTCGAACTGCGCGGCTCCGACCAACTCAAGGACTCAATCGGGATGGGCTTATTTTCTCAATTTCGGACGAATATC ATCCTAGGTAACTTCTGGCTTAAAAAGCCCACGCCTTCGTGGATGATCGAGCTTTCAAACGAAGCCATCGCTTATCGTGGCCACGGAGCAAGCCCAGATGAtgagctcttcttccttatGGCACAAGTTGCCGATATATGTGCCAGTCTCCGCAACGGTGCGCTTATAGAGCCAGCCAAGGTCGTGAAAGAGGCCTTAAAACTCGACACAGAGCTCAAGTCCTGGGCAATGTTTGTCGATTCTAGCTGGCACTATGCCGTTATAGATAACCCTGAACCTGCAAATGAGAACAGTTGTGGCTCGCCTTTCCGACGCGTTTATGGCAAACAGTACCATCTCTACCCAAGCACGGTGGTCTCAGCAGGGTGGAACGATTATCGCTTCGTGCGTCTTATTCTCTTGGAAGTCGTTTGCGCACTCTCCGATCACCTTGCTCGGAAGGATGAAGTGGCTGCCGTTGAGCATCAACGGACAATTTCTAACTGCACGGCCCTCTCGCAACAACTAACCGAAGACATCTGTGCCAGTGTGCCCTATCACCTCGGGGCAACCGAAGACTCTACTCTTGAAGATTGGAATAGCACGCCAACCGGAGGCATGACTCGGTTGATATGGCCGTTGTTTGTTGCATCTGACTGCGCTGGAGCATCACCGGAGCTCGTAAAGTGGATTGCCAATACGTTGTTCCGGATAGGTCATGGAGTAGGGATCCAGCAGGCATTGGTGATGTCAAATCTTTTGAAAGCGGGTCGGCATTTGAGCTGGCTTCCTGAGCTGGGAATGTAA
- a CDS encoding uncharacterized protein (COG:S;~EggNog:ENOG410PX83;~TransMembrane:7 (o6-25i32-52o58-76i96-120o140-161i173-195o215-238i)), translating to MVNGVYVAGLALYMVLLPLTIYNFWTHRQAGLLAWYYLAAFCILRIVGGALGTSQGDSLAASILIGVGTSPLLLSVDGLVHEARAYRNPNQNISKWLGWGFTYIITALMAAAIALTATGAMDVYKGNPRPNPTSLSHWKLGSALMIVAWVLEVAWTCFSLLPSQARRNAPAYWQGTVILGGTLIALFFLGIRVVYAHVAVMTQRQELSPVYGTTAVRLVLMFFPEALTTILIIFIGFATGRSSSSSRPHGRRRI from the exons ATGGTGAACGGGGTCTATGTGGCCGGCCTGGCCCTCTATATGgtcctccttcctctcacTATCTACAACTTCTGGACCCATCGCCAGGCCGGCTTGCTCGCCTGGTATTATCTCGCCGCTTTCTGCATATTGCGGATCGTTGGCGGTGCCCTGGGTACCTCTCAGGGGGATAGTCTAGCTGccagcatcctcatcggtGTTGGGACGTCCCCGCTACTCCTCAGTGTTGATGGCCTCGTCCACGAAGC TCGCGCCTACCGCAATCCCAACCAAAACATCAGCAAATGGCTCGGCTGGGGCTTCACCTACATCATCACGGCCCTGATGGCCGCCGCAATCGCCCTCACAGCCACAGGCGCCATGGATGTCTACAAGGGCAACCCCAGGCCCAACCCCACTAGCTTGTCCCATTGGAAGCTCGGATCGGCGCTGATGATCGTCGCCTGGGTGCTCGAGGTCGCCTGGACTTGCTTCTCTTTACTACCATCTCAGGCGCGTAGAAACGCCCCGGCGTACTGGCAAGGGACTGTG ATTCTCGGCGGAACCCTAAtcgctctcttcttcctcggaatCAGGGTAGTATACGCCCATGTAGCGGTTATGACGCAACGGCAGGAGCTCAGCCCTGTGTATGGGACGACCGCGGTGCGCTTGGTGCTCATGTTCTTCCCTGAAGCTTTGACGACGATTCTCATCATCTTTATTGGGTTTGCGACGGGACGAAGTTCGTCTAGTTCTAGACCGCATggccggaggaggatatAG